From Homo sapiens chromosome 6, GRCh38.p14 Primary Assembly, the proteins below share one genomic window:
- the SMIM40 gene encoding small integral membrane protein 40 — protein MAEEGDVDEADVFLAFAQGPSPPRGPVRRALDKAFFIFLALFLTLLMLEAAYKLLWLLLWAKLGDWLLGTPQKEEELEL, from the coding sequence ATGGCAGAGGAAGGTGATGTGGACGAGGCGGATGTGTTCCTGGCATTTGCCCAGGGTCCCTCCCCTCCCAGGGGTCCCGTGCGACGTGCCTTGGACAAGGCTTTCTTTATCTTCCTGGCCCTCTTCCTGACACTGCTGATGCTGGAGGCTGCTTATAAGCTGCTGTGGTTACTACTATGGGCAAAGTTAGGGGACTGGCTCCTGGGGACACctcagaaggaggaggagctggaaTTGTGA